Sequence from the Sphingomonas koreensis genome:
CCCTTCTTCGCCGTAGGCGATGCGCGCGCGATCGCAGCGGTCTGGAATGGCCCGATCGCCAGCATCGCAAACCCGAGTGAAACCCCGGCGATATTCGGCGAAGCGCTTCCGGTGCTCCCGGTCGCCGGTACGAGCGAGATCATTCCCGGTACCCCGGACGATGCAGGCGCACGCAGCGCGCTCGACAGCCTCGAGCTCGCCACCGGTTTGACCCGCTCGGGTACGGCAGGCGCGCTGGTGACCGGGCCGGTATCCAAGGCTCAGCTCTACCGCATCGGGTTCACCCACCCCGGCCAGACCGAGTTCATTGCCGAACGCTGCGGCATCGCGCCGGAAAATACGGTGATGATGCTCGCAGGGCCGACTCTGCGGGTCGTTCCGGTGACCACGCATATCCCGCTTGCCGCCGTGCCGCAGGCGATTTCGATCGAACTGATCATCGCCAAGGCGCGCGTGACGGCGCGGGGCCTCTCGCGCAATTTCGGGATCGACGCGCCGCGGCTCGCCTTCGCAGGGCTCAATCCGCACGCAGGCGAAAGCGGCGCAATCGGACGGGAGGAAATCGAGATCCTCGAACCCGCGATCCGCCAGCTACGGGCCGAAGGAATCGATGTGGTCGGACCGCTTGCCGCCGACACGATGTTCCATGCCCGCGCCCGCGCCACCTATGACGCCGCGATCTGCCTCTACCACGATCAGGCGCTGGTACCGCTCAAGACGCTGCATTTCGATGAGGGCGTCAACATGACGCTGGGCCTGCCGATCGTGCGTACATCCCCCGATCACGGCACGGCGTTCGGCATCGCCGGGCAAGACATGGCCGAGCCGGGTGCGATGATCGCCGCGATCCGCATGGCTGGTCAGGCGGCAGAGAAGCGGGCATTGGCTGAGGCGTGACCGCCCTTCCCCCGCTTCGTGAAGTCATCCGCAACCATGGGCTGAGCGCCAGCAAGGCGCTGGGCCAAAATTTCCTGTTCGATTCGCAGCTGCTCGACCGGATCGCGCGCGTGCCGGGCGATCTCGAAGGACGGGAAGTATTCGAAGTCGGCCCCGGACCGGGCGGCCTGACCCGTGCCCTGCTGCAAGCAGGAGCGAAGGTCACCGCAGTCGAACGCGATCGCCGCTGCATCCCCGCGCTGGCCGAGCTGGGTGAAGCGTTTCCGGGCAAGCTCACCGTGATCGAGGGCGATGCACTGGAGGTGGACGCGCCGTCGCTGTTCGCCGGCAAGCCGCATATCGCATCCAACCTGCCCTATAATATCGGCACTGCACTGACGGTGGGCTGGCTCTCGGCAATCTGGCAGCCCTGGTGGGCGAGCCTGACCCTGATGTTCCAGAAGGAGGTCGCCGAGCGCATCGTCGCCGCCCCAGGAACCGGCGCCTATGGCCGCCTCGCGGTGCTGGCGCAGTGGCGGAGCAGCGCGAAGATCGCGATGCCCGTCCACCGCTCCGCCTTCACCCCGCCGCCCAAGGTGATGTCGGCGGTGGTGCATATCGTCCCGGGCGAGGAGCCGGCAGGTGTCAAGCTCGCGGTGCTCGAGAAGCTGACCGGTGCAGCCTTCGGACAGCGGCGCAAGATGCTGCGCCAGAGCCTCAAGGCCATGCCCGGCGCGGTCGAGGCAGCCGAGAGCATCGGGATCGATCCGACGCGGCGCGCAGAAACGGTAAGCGTCGACGAATTCGTCGCGCTCGCGCGCACGCTGTCTGCCTAGTTGATCTCAGCTGCGCTAAACCCGGCACCGGCAAACAAAAGTCAGCCTTAGTTCTTCTTCGCTTCAGCGGGCGGCGGAACGACCTGCGCGGTCGCGGTCGCGGGCGGCCCCTTGGCAATCGCAGCGGCGAGCTGGTTCGCGTCGGCGCAGCTGGCACCGCACAGCGTCTTCACCCGCGCGAGGTTTTCCTTCGCGCGCTCGACCGCACCCTTCTGCACCATCGCCTCGCCCTGCCCGCGCAGCGCAACGACGTCGTTCGGCTCAAGCGTCAGCGCCTCGCGATAGAAGCGGATCGCCTTGCCCGGCAGCCCCTGCGCGCGCGCGACTTCGGCGAGCACGATATAGGCCTGACGGTTGCGCGGATCGACGGCGAGCGCGCTTTCGATCAGGTCGTTGGCGCCGTCGAGATTGCCCGCGGCCCGCGCCGCCTTGCCGCGTTCGAGCAACGCGATCGAGCGCGCGTCGATCTGGTCGTCAGCACGCTGGCCATAAAGCGAGGTCGAAACGCTGAGCAGAGCGAGCGCGGCGGCGGCGGACACGACAGTGATACGCATCAGGGACTCCGGACGTAGAATGCGCAGGGCTATCATGTGCGCACCAGCTTCGCGACAAAAAAGCCGTCGGTCGAATGGGACAGCGGGGTCAGGCGCATGCCCGGTCCATGCGGAGTTCCGAGCGGAAGCGCAAGCGGCGCGGCGCTCCAGCCCGGCTGACGGGCCAGAAGCGCCTCCACCTGATCCGTCCCTTCGGCATCGAGCAGCGAACATACGATGTGGATCAGCGTGCCGCCGGGCTTGACCAGCGCAGCGCCGACATCGAGCAGCCGGGCCTGGGTCTCGACCAGCTTTGCCAGTCGCGCGGGTGTGAGCCGCCAGCGTGCCTCCGGGTTGCGGCGCCAGGTGCCGGTGCCCGAGCACGGCGCGTCGATCAGCACGACATCGGCGGTTCCCGTCCAGTCGGCGAGCGGCTCGATCTCGCGGCCCGGGTTGAGCAGGCGCGTTCCGACGATCGAAACCCCCGCCCGCTCGGCCCGCGGCAGCAGGCGCGAGAGGCGCGACCGATCGGAGTCCGAGGCAAGCAGTTCGCCCCGGTTCCCCATCGCGGCGGCGAGGGCAAGGGTCTTGCCGCCACCGCCTGCGCACAGATCGACCACGCGCATTCCGGGCTGAGCACCCGCGGCAAGCGTGACGGTCTGGCTGCCCGCGTCCTGCACCTCGATCCAGCCATCGGCATAGGGCTGCGTCTTCTCGACCGGCGTATCGGACGGAAGGCGGAGCGCCGCAGCGAGTCCATCAACCGGCAGCGCATCGGGCAAGGCGGCCCGAACCTGCGCGACACTGGCCTTGAGCGTGTTGACTCGCAGGTCGAGTGGCGCCCGGCCGAGCATTGCCGCCGCCTGATCCGTACCGATGCCCGATGCGGCGAGCCCCTCGATCAGCCAGCCAGGCGCGATCCCGGCTTGCGCGACCGGTTCACCGGCGGCACGCGGCGCCGGGCCGTAGGATGAACCGTCGAAGGTTGCGGCCAGCTCCACATCAGTGGCCGCGAGCGCCAGGAGCGCAGCGCGCCCGCTCCCCGGCCGTTCGCCGCAGAAGCGGATCGCGTCGTAAATCAGCCCGCGGATCGCACGGCGGTCCTTCGACCCGGCATAGCGGCGCGCCGCGAACCCGCGCTGGATCAGCACGTCCGCGGAGGCTCCGCCGTCCCGCGCCGCGACGATGATCTGGTCGAGCAGCTCGATCGCCGCCTGGGTACGTGCGGCGGGTGTCATGCCCGCCGATCCGGGTGACAGGTCGATTGACAAAGTTGACGCGACACGCGTGTTTTCACTGCAATGAAGACACGTGGGGCGTGTGGCATCGACGAGGGGAATTCAGACTGCATTGCTGGTACGGCAAAGCAGATGGGTTCCAACATTGGAAGGGGGAAGCATGGGACACAAAGCAATCCGGCCGATGAAGCCGCGCGATCCGCACGAGCAGCATCGCGCCGCGACGCCGCTGGAATTGCTGTTCGACCTCGTCACGGTGATCGCTATCGCCGCCGCCGCGGCATCGCTGCATCACGGCATTGCAGCGGATCATGCAGCGGAGGGAGTCGTCCGCTACCTGTTCACCTTCTTCGCGATCTGGTGGGCATGGATGAACTTCACCTGGTTCGCGTCGGCCTATGACAATGACGATGCACCGACCCGGCTGCTGACGATGGTTATCATGGGCGGCGCGCTGCTGATCGCCGCGGGGATCGAACGCTTCTCCGCCCATCTCGACATCAGCCTGGTCGTGGCGGGCTATGCGATGATGCGCGTGGCGATGATCGCGCTATGGCTGCGCGCGGCGTGGCACGACCCGGCGCGGCGCCCCTGTGCGCTGCGCTATGCCGCCGGGATAGCGATCGCCCAGATCTACTGGATCGGCCTTTATTTCCTCGGCGATCCGCATTCGCCCGTGTTCATCGCGCTGATCCTGCTGGGCTGGCTTATCGAGCTTGCCGTGCCGGCCATCGCCGAGCGCGCGGGCATGACGCCGTGGCATCGGCATCATATCGTCGAGCGCTACGGCCTGCTGACGATCATCGTGCTGGGCGAGGTGCTGCTGGCGGCGACACTGGCACTCGAGAAGGCTTGGGACGGGAGCTTCGACGTGCGGCTGGTGCATACCGCCATCTCCGCGCTGGTGATCACCTTTGCGATGTGGTGGCTCTATTTCGCGCGCGAAGAGCAGCTTTCGAGCGCCAGGCTGAGCCGCGCGCTGCAATGGGGCTATGGCCATATGATCGTCTTCGCATCCGGCGCAGCGGTTGGCGCAGGCTTTGCCGTGCTGGTCGAGATCCTCACCGGCCATTCCAAGATCGGAATACGGGCCGGCGATCTGGCGGTGGCGATCCCGCTCGGCATCTACTTCCTGGCTCTGTGGCTTGTGCGCGACCGGTTCGAACTGCACGGGGCGGCACGCTGGGTACTGCCGGTGTTCGCGGCGGCGGTGATCGCCCTGCCCTTCGCCTTCCCCGCGCTGGAGGCGATCGCGGCGCTGGCCGTGGCGGCGGTAGCGATCCGCGCGGCGCTGGCCGCCCGCAGCGTCAGGGCGGAGTCTGCCGCTTGATTCCATAGTCGATCCGGATCCGCACCCATTCGCCGATCTTCGGCTGGCCGCCAAGCCGCGGCGGGCGGACGCGGAACTGCCAGGCGGCGGCGAGCACCGCACGGGCGATCTTCGAGCCTTCGGGATACTCGTCGAGCATGATGCAATCATCGACCCGGAAATCGGGCACGGTGCGGCACGCGATCAATCCCCAGCCCGGCCCGCTCGCGGTGGAGAGATAGCCGCTGAGTTCACTGTCATAGGGCTCGCGATACCAGGCCGCGGCATAGAGCGGTTCGCCGCGCGGCCCCCTGCCCTCGACCCGCGGCGTATCGCCGGGCAGGCTGGCGAGGTTGGGCGGTCCCGCGGTACGGCGCGGCGCGGCCGGCGCGGCAGGCTGGCGTGGAAGCACCGCGATATCCGGCATCCGCCCGAGCGGTATGTTGAGCAGCACGGGCGGTGACGGCTGGGGCTGAGGCTGCGGAACGGGCGGCTGCGGCGCTGGTTCGGGCTGGGTCTCCGCGGGTTGTGCACGCACCGGATTCGGAGCGGCACTGGGAGCGGGCTT
This genomic interval carries:
- a CDS encoding RsmB/NOP family class I SAM-dependent RNA methyltransferase, whose amino-acid sequence is MTPAARTQAAIELLDQIIVAARDGGASADVLIQRGFAARRYAGSKDRRAIRGLIYDAIRFCGERPGSGRAALLALAATDVELAATFDGSSYGPAPRAAGEPVAQAGIAPGWLIEGLAASGIGTDQAAAMLGRAPLDLRVNTLKASVAQVRAALPDALPVDGLAAALRLPSDTPVEKTQPYADGWIEVQDAGSQTVTLAAGAQPGMRVVDLCAGGGGKTLALAAAMGNRGELLASDSDRSRLSRLLPRAERAGVSIVGTRLLNPGREIEPLADWTGTADVVLIDAPCSGTGTWRRNPEARWRLTPARLAKLVETQARLLDVGAALVKPGGTLIHIVCSLLDAEGTDQVEALLARQPGWSAAPLALPLGTPHGPGMRLTPLSHSTDGFFVAKLVRT
- the pdxA gene encoding 4-hydroxythreonine-4-phosphate dehydrogenase PdxA; translation: MTIPVLPLAIALGDPAGIGPEIVAKAWRDRELQALPPFFAVGDARAIAAVWNGPIASIANPSETPAIFGEALPVLPVAGTSEIIPGTPDDAGARSALDSLELATGLTRSGTAGALVTGPVSKAQLYRIGFTHPGQTEFIAERCGIAPENTVMMLAGPTLRVVPVTTHIPLAAVPQAISIELIIAKARVTARGLSRNFGIDAPRLAFAGLNPHAGESGAIGREEIEILEPAIRQLRAEGIDVVGPLAADTMFHARARATYDAAICLYHDQALVPLKTLHFDEGVNMTLGLPIVRTSPDHGTAFGIAGQDMAEPGAMIAAIRMAGQAAEKRALAEA
- the rsmA gene encoding 16S rRNA (adenine(1518)-N(6)/adenine(1519)-N(6))-dimethyltransferase RsmA is translated as MTALPPLREVIRNHGLSASKALGQNFLFDSQLLDRIARVPGDLEGREVFEVGPGPGGLTRALLQAGAKVTAVERDRRCIPALAELGEAFPGKLTVIEGDALEVDAPSLFAGKPHIASNLPYNIGTALTVGWLSAIWQPWWASLTLMFQKEVAERIVAAPGTGAYGRLAVLAQWRSSAKIAMPVHRSAFTPPPKVMSAVVHIVPGEEPAGVKLAVLEKLTGAAFGQRRKMLRQSLKAMPGAVEAAESIGIDPTRRAETVSVDEFVALARTLSA
- a CDS encoding tetratricopeptide repeat protein; the protein is MRITVVSAAAALALLSVSTSLYGQRADDQIDARSIALLERGKAARAAGNLDGANDLIESALAVDPRNRQAYIVLAEVARAQGLPGKAIRFYREALTLEPNDVVALRGQGEAMVQKGAVERAKENLARVKTLCGASCADANQLAAAIAKGPPATATAQVVPPPAEAKKN
- a CDS encoding low temperature requirement protein A, with the translated sequence MGHKAIRPMKPRDPHEQHRAATPLELLFDLVTVIAIAAAAASLHHGIAADHAAEGVVRYLFTFFAIWWAWMNFTWFASAYDNDDAPTRLLTMVIMGGALLIAAGIERFSAHLDISLVVAGYAMMRVAMIALWLRAAWHDPARRPCALRYAAGIAIAQIYWIGLYFLGDPHSPVFIALILLGWLIELAVPAIAERAGMTPWHRHHIVERYGLLTIIVLGEVLLAATLALEKAWDGSFDVRLVHTAISALVITFAMWWLYFAREEQLSSARLSRALQWGYGHMIVFASGAAVGAGFAVLVEILTGHSKIGIRAGDLAVAIPLGIYFLALWLVRDRFELHGAARWVLPVFAAAVIALPFAFPALEAIAALAVAAVAIRAALAARSVRAESAA